The Triticum aestivum cultivar Chinese Spring chromosome 5A, IWGSC CS RefSeq v2.1, whole genome shotgun sequence genomic sequence atccatattcaaggtgggcggcgccgaggtatggcgcatagccgagacaggatacctgtccggtactccgaagaaggcatccgaagagtggcgcATAATTTTATAACTCATAGGTATGTCATTTAAAATAATGTTTGTATAATAAAAAAATATTCATATTTTAGAAAATAAAATGTTGATATGAATATTCAATAGTGTTAATACGTAAGTTATGAAAAATAATAATATAGGTCACACGTGAATTATACAGAAGTTGATGGTCATAAATATTTAGTAGATGTTTGTATTCAatattttgtataatttaaatatgAGCCACGAGTGTACAAAAATGTTCGTATTCATTAAAGATTTTGAATGCTTTTATTTACTAACCATAATTTTTTGTGTATACTACTTATAGCTTAgtaatatttgaacattattttatTACTTactacatgtattttgcaaatatctcaAAAACAATTACCACATACAAAATAAGCCGCACTAACTGCAGTCCATGCCCAGTGAGCGTCGTTGCTATAAGATATTTAGGCTAGCTATCCAATATATCCGAGGAAAATGTTGGGGCTGCAGTGGCTAGTACCTTCAGTGTGCACGCTGCAGTTCTCATGTTTAGACATAGCAGGACTAATTTTTATGATTATTTACATTTTGTACTACTGACTGGGGGACCCAGCTTGCTGGGGCTTTCTTGTGGAAAAAAAATTCCAAGGGTATTTTCGCAAATTAACAAGGCACACGCCCTGCATCTTGCGCCCTGACAATGGACCCATGTCACCCTGTCACGCCTAGTCAGTCCTATGGGCGTATTCAATTGCATTTTGCAGTGTATTTGCACAAGGGAACCAAGTTATTGCACCGGTTTAATGCACACCACAAGTTTTAGTACTAAAGAGATTTTTCGCGCCAAGTTCAAGCACCGGTGATGTAATTTGCTCTAATTGAAAATGCGCGATAGCTTTTACTGCTGGTACTGGTAGCTAACCGTTTCAACTGAGTACGTAGCCTCTGCACCACCGCCTGGATCGTTCCTCGCACAGCTCCCTCTTCTTCTTGCGCAACGATCAGCGGCAGTTTTCCCTGGGCGCGCATGAACACTCGTGCGCCAACTCCCACATGCCACGTGTCCGGGCCAACCTTGAGAAAACCGTATCCTCGAAAAGAAAAACTTGGGAAAACCCTGAGGTTGAATCAGCAATGGGGAGCAGGAATAAGCACAACCACTGAGCCGCACTTGAGAGCTAGCCACTGGCTGGCGCAGAGGAGGCATGCATAAATCTGTATAGAAAGTTGGAGAAGGCGGCGGGGTCGAGGACGAGGAAACGTGTTGCTCGTGCCTCCCCGGCACACGAGGTGCCCCGGTCGCTCACCATGCGGAACGTCTTCGCCGCCAACGGCACGGCGGCGCCCGGACTCCCCGCTCGTACCGTGATGCACGTACGCATCCGGCTTTCAGTGTCAGCTTGGGACACGCTAGTTAAAGCTGCCCACCCTTCGATTCTAACTCAGCAAAGACTTCCATATATCATCCTCAGCTTGCTCTCGGCTTCCACTCACCCGAAAATGCTGTACAAACCATGGGCTTCGCTCAATTGGTCCAAACTGGTGCCCATGGTGAGACTGATAACATTATCCGTTGGATTGTCTGCATAACCCCTGCCCTGACTGATTTATCCTAGTGACGCATGTGCGACAATCCTCACTCTGCATAGCGCCGTCCGTATGATTAACCGTATTATTTCAAATATATCAACTTACGATTTTTTCTAGTATTCATGCATATTATTATGTTGATATCAATTAGATCATCGTTTCTCAAATATTCATACCGTAGAAAATCACATGATGAAACATGTCAGGTAGCATTCAatatcaaaaattcagtttttatcatttacctacttgaggacgagtaggaattaagttttgggatgctgatacgtctccaacgtatctataatttttgattgtttcatgctattatattattaatcttgtatgctttatatgccattttatatcatttttgggaactaacctattaacttagttcCTAGTGCCAGTTGTTTTCTGTTtgtattttttttacaaaaaaatccataccaaatggagtccaaacacaatgaaactttttgatggttttttttggaccaaaagagacACAGGAAGCTCCGTGAGAAGTCCAGAAGCCAGACGAGGAGGCgacaaggcaggggcgcgctgTGCGCCCTGCCCCTTATGGGCCCCCTTAGCTCCGATTGATCTAATTCTTGACCtgtaaattcacatatattcagaAACCCTCAGAGTGAGATCCGAAACAATTATTCCACTGCCGCAAGTTTGTTCTTCCGTGATcctatctggaggcctttttcgatACTTTACAtggggggaatcgatcatggagggactCTAggccaaccttgctgcccttcgaTGATACATGAGTAGTTCCTCACATGACCTAGGGGTCCGTCGTagtagctagatctctctctctctctctctctctctctctctctctctctctctctccaatacATGCTTTCTTCGGAGATCAATATGATGTAATCCCTTTttgtggtgtatttgttgggatctgatgaattgtggttttatgatatggatattcattgaaagtaattaaTTCTTCTCTaaactttattatgtgtgattaTTTATAGCTACGTAATGCTTTTCAATCTATGAGTTTTCTTTGGGCAAGTTAAAGATTAGATCTTCAGTGGAAGTGGTGCATAATAGTAGGTTtagtcttgcggtgtcctcacctagtgacggaaggggtagtgaggcacgtatttgtattcttgctactaagggtaaaatgatggggttCGATCATATTGATTGGTCttattttgtctacattatgtctcATGGTTAAATCATTACTCTGTTTGTTATTGAACTTAATATctagagaggcaagcatagaagcgcTCTCGAAATGGAGTAATAACAGTAGATGCAGATGGATGCTGGTCTATTTGTCACAAACGTAATGTCTATATATTGATCATGTCAtaaatatcatcataactatgtgtttttctatcaattgccaacagtaatttgtctacccaccttGTTATTATGCTTATgggagagatgcctctagtgatgCTATGGCCCCCGGGTTCCAATTCACTTTATTTTACTAAAACCttaaaaatacattgctgcaatttattatcttttattttacttttatattatccatctatcACTACCAGATTTAATCCTTGTAACCGGCAAGAACGAGGGAACTGTCAACCCCCTTGCCTTCGTTGGGTACAAGTATTTGCTTTGTGGGTGTAGGTACCGTTTATCTGTTTTTCGTGAAggctcctattggttcgataaaatCTGATTCTTAACCGAGGAAAATACTTCGCTACTATGCTACATCATCCTTCCCCTTCATGGAAATCCCGATGAACTAAACGGATGCGATAGCTCGCCGCTACCTCTGCATAACACGGCGTCGCTCTCACGGAAAGAAATGGCAGGAGCTCTCGATCGGTTCGGTTCACCATGACGGACACATCAAGTTTTtttttcatcatatatacatatataGGATGCATGAGCGGAGCGGTGGCTCACAGATCCGACATGGTGAGCAGCTCCTCGAGGTAGTCGGCTCCAAGGTCCTCCAGCTCCAGCACGCACGCTGACAATGACGATGCAGCATCGGCCCCCGCTGCCGCTGTTGTCGTGCCCGTCTTCCTCTTGTTCTTGGGATTTCTCTTCCGGATGCAGTGGCGGCGCTTCAGCGCGAGCGCAGGCGAGTCCCCCGCGGCGGCGGCCCCGCCGATGCCGAGCGCGCGCAGCGACTCCTGCACAAGCTTGACCGGGAAGTTGAGCACGGCGGCCGGGCCGCGCACGGAGAAAGCGGCCTGGTCGTAGGCGAGCGCGGCGGCATGCGGAGTGTCGAACGTGCCAAGCCAAACACGGGCGCCGTTGCGGGTGGAGTCCCGGATCTCGGCGGCGTACTTGCCCCACGGCCGCTTCCGCACCCCGATGAACGGCGACTCCGGCGCACTGCATGAACCACTGGAGCACCCCTGGAGTCCCAGCGGCGGCCACGCGACAGGAGTCGCCATGAACTCGCTGCCTCCACTGTGGTCGCCGCCCGCGTCTCCTGCAGAGGCGGGAGGTGAGCCGTCGTCCTTGCGGGTGATGGAGGTAGCTTCCATGAGGAACGACAACCGCTGGTGGTCGACCTCCATGTCAGCACGAGCTCGAGCTTGCGCACGCTGATGATGTGTGTACTGTGGTGTGCCGGAGGAGAAAGAAATAGAGTAGCCGTGGTGGTAGGAGTGTTCACCTGTAGGTAGCTCCATGTATAATTAAGCTAATCCTAAGCCTTGTGGACGAGGCAGAGATAATccagagttttttttttttgcatcgaaGATAATCCAGAGTTAAGACAGCAGCATATACGTCGAGTCTACGAGACAATCCGTATATACAGTATATCTCTCTATATATATACCCAGCGTTCAGCGAACAAACGCAGCTACACGGGGCAGACAAGCTTTGACTTGTAATGACACAACTGTAATCTATAGATCAACTTGTCCATCCATCAGCTACAGCTACACGGGCCTCGCATTGCATGCAGGACCGATCTAGTATGGACGAATAGGATTGCACAGATGCGAATGACGTAGGGCGGCTGGATACGACAACGCACCCGGGCGTCATCTGGTCAGTATCTTTTCCTAATACGTGTATACACAGTAGGTACGTATATACGTAAGTAGTAGTATGCAATCTAACCCAAATTAGCAGGCTGGCTCCTGAAGCTAGCACATGAGGCGCATATGGAGGGTGCATGCATCTACGCTTAACGTACGGCGCCATGCATGTGCACATATGCATGGAGTGGATGAAAATTAAAAGGTGATTTGGAAAGAAAACCCGCCCAGATTGGCGAACGGCGAAGCCATTGGTGCAAGCACACACCCTGAGCTATCATTACTGCTGCTGCATCTTTCATGCATGAGCCCATGGGATGCAGACAGAGACGACAGAGATAAACAAGTTTCCGTGTCGCCTCATATATCAACAAACCAAGCTTACATTAATAGTAGCTGGTGCCTGTACAGGTGTGCATACAATGAACCGGTACATAGGCTCACATAGTTTACGCTTTCTATTTATAATTCTTTCTCGTACGATTCCTAGCAACGACGCTTTCTATACACTCTTTCTCGTACGATTCCTAGCAGGTAGTGGTCGCCAGCTGATAAAGTAACACAACTGGCGTTATCTTCTTAATCTTAACTCTTGCATTGGGACTCACTAAACAATTTGCATCTACAATGATATCCAGCAGCTTATATTTGGCTGTACGCGTCTTCGACATACAAATGCGAAAAGAAGCCGAACTCTTTCGTGCATGGTTCTATATATATACTCTTCATAGATGACAAAGAAATTAATAAAAACTTTCATTGGCGGTGGTTGTTGTTCTAGTGTGATAGTCCTATGTGGCCTTAGCACGACGATTTGTTGACTGTCTATTACAACAAGTTTTGTTTGGCGGCACGTCTTCGCCTTGCTTCAGTATTTTTAGTCTTTGCTAGGGATCTACGGATTTGAATTTAATTttctattatttctggtattcgttgtctGTCATGATTGAATACGAATAGATCAAAAACTTTCTTTTTAAACAAGGACttccatgagagagagagagaatctagCGGTCATTATGAGTATATCTCGTTCTATTTTATTTCCAATTAAGGGGGCTGGCACGATTGAGCTAGCTATTAGACCCAGTATCACTTGCAAACACTTGCTGTCTCGCCGCTCAAGGTTTAATTCCCTGCATTGATCTAATATTGTGCATGTATATTCTACAGTCATATATCATTGACTAATTCACAGTGTCAAGCAAAGCCTACCATTGATGCTGAAAGAATCAACTAATaacaaagaaaaaaggaaaaccaTAGGCCATCCAAAATGGGTCTGTCCCCGTGGCACAATCTCGGCAATCCTACCGCTAACCTTATGACAAAACCTAATCAAACCGAAAAATGCCACTCCTAGACAGAGCCTTCAATGATGCATCATATGCAGGGACGGAGCTAGGAATTTTATTTTGTGTGTGGGGAGGCATATATAAGAATTTAGTGGCTACATTCATTCATTCCACATACTACTTAGGGGCAGTTTGAGGATTTTTTTTTACAACACGGAGGGAGCCATGGCCCAAGCTCGCCTCCTGCTAGCTCCGTCCCTGGTCATACATACGATGATGTTGATGACTTTGACTAAAGTTTGAATAGAGGATTTTCATCCCTGAAGTCAAGCTTTGACGCAATAGCTTCAACAAGGGCACGACGTCACAAGCCCACATTGCCTGATATAGCCTTGAAAGGAAGATTATGTGTTTTCATCTGGAGTACACACATTCTTGTCGTCGAATCATCCGTCATTGTCATCATTCTCTCTGTTGGGAATTAGCACACAAATGCACTTGTGGTTAACTGATAACTGCAGTGAAAAGAAAGTAATCTCAGCACCACATCATGTACTAACTCAAGGATCGTTGGTTAGCACGGAAGAAAACATATGCAGCAACATGTATGGAGGCAGAAAATGTTAAGCAGCGGGCAAGACACTCGTCAGCCTAGTGTCTTGTGGTaggagtaagtttctggacagcacCAAGCATCAACAAAGAGACACCAAATTTACGTGGAAAACCCCTCAACTTGTGGGAAAAAACCACGGGCTGAAGCCACCCAAATCCTCTTCCACTATTATCAAATGTGGGATACAACAAGTTCTTCTCTAGACAGCACTAGAGGATCTCATACATCAAGATTTCTGAATCTTGGATGAACACAACAAGATTTGGGGCTCAAGAACTAGAGATTGGAACAATCTCACCAAAGATGGTGGAACCGAAGCTTGAAGGAGGCAAGGTAGTGGATCTGGACCATCACAACCTTGGGGAGGAGCTCCTTTTGATTCTTCCTtcagtcttcctcttcttcccttgctctcttgattctctctcttcttctctcttggaGGATGAACTAACTTTCGTCACTCTTGGTGGTGGCTGCTGGATGGAGGGTAAAGCATCCCCATCCACTCATGTGCAAGTCCAAAATGGCCCTAGGTCATAACCCTAATGGGTAGTGGGCTTCTGCACCTCTTTGGGCTGCCTAAAAAGGCCTCAAATTGCCATCTCCTCACAGCCCACATGAGGAGAATATCCCAACAAATCTCCCCCTCCGACTCATGAGGGGGGCATCGCCATGCCCGCTACCTTGCAACATACTTGTAGCTTCTCATTTGGTAATATCTTGGTAATCATATCCGAACCATTTTCGTCAGTATGGATCTTCTCAAGTTTCAGCAACTTGGAACTCACGACATCTCGAATCTAATGGTACCTCACATCAATGTGCTTGGTTCGAGAGTGATAGCTTGAATTCTTGGCAAGATGAATAGCACTCTGACTGTCACAAAATAGAACATACTTCTCTTGCTTCATACCGAGCTCTTGCAAGAAGTTCTTCATCCACAAAACTTCCTTGCCAGCATCAACTgctgcaatgtactcagcttctgtagtTGATGTAGAAACACATTTCCGCAATCTTGATTGCCATGACACTACTCCCCCTGCATAAGTCATCAGGTATCTAGATGTGGACTTCCTACGATCCTTGTCACCTGCGTAATCTACATCTGTATAGCCCTGCAATACAAGATCACCGCTTCCAAAGCATAAAGAAGATGTAGAAGTACCCTTGAGATACCTGAGAATCCACTTCACTGCTTCCCAGTGAGCTTTACCTGGATTTGTCATGAACCGGCTAACAACTCCAACTGCATAGGCAATGTCAGACCTAGTGCGTACCATGGCATACATCAAACTGCCCATAGCAGATTGGTAAGGTCTTTTCTCatttcttctttctccttcttGCTTGTAGGACACTGTTTCGAATTCAGTTTGTGATGACCTGCAAGCGGAGAGATAATAGATTTTGCATCTTTCATATTGAACCTTTCAAGTACCTTCTCAATGTATCTTTCCTGTGAGAGCCAAAGCAGGTTCTTTGATCTATCACGAGAGATCTTCATGCCAAGTATTTGCTTAGCTGGTCCtaaatccttcatggcaaatgattTACTCAATGCCTTCTTGAGGAGACCAATCCTCTTTGTGCCATTTCCAACAatcagcatatcatcaacatacaacaaGAGAATAAATGAAGCCACCCTCGGCGTACCtcttcataaagacacaatgatcAGGTTGTGCTTTATGGTAACCGAGCCcattcataaaagactcaaacttctTGTACCACTGCCGAGGATCTTGCTTCAAGCCATACaagctcttcttcaatttgcaaactAAGTGCTCCTTGCCTGCAACCATGAATCCCTCTGGCTGCTCCATGTATATATCCTCCTCTAGGTCACCATGTAAGAATGCTGTATTCACATCAACTTGTTCAATTTCCAAGTCCATGGTGGCAGCCATGCCAAGCACAACTCGGATCAAAGACATCTTGACCACTGGAGAGAATATCTCACCATAATCAATGCCCTTTTTGTGACTGAATCCTTTCACAATCAATCTGGCCTTGTACCTTGGATGTGAGGTGTTTTCCTCAGTCATCACTCTGTACACCTACTTGTTCTTGAGTGCTTTCTTGCCCTTTGGTAGATTCACCAACTCAA encodes the following:
- the LOC123107457 gene encoding ethylene-responsive transcription factor ERF094-like, coding for MELPTGEHSYHHGYSISFSSGTPQYTHHQRAQARARADMEVDHQRLSFLMEATSITRKDDGSPPASAGDAGGDHSGGSEFMATPVAWPPLGLQGCSSGSCSAPESPFIGVRKRPWGKYAAEIRDSTRNGARVWLGTFDTPHAAALAYDQAAFSVRGPAAVLNFPVKLVQESLRALGIGGAAAAGDSPALALKRRHCIRKRNPKNKRKTGTTTAAAGADAASSLSACVLELEDLGADYLEELLTMSDL